A region of Microbacterium suwonense DNA encodes the following proteins:
- a CDS encoding 50S ribosomal protein L25/general stress protein Ctc has protein sequence MSDDNKVHVDLRTNFGKGFARRLRAEGKIPAVVYGHGGAPLHVALPGHQTSLIIRRANALLDLDIEGKSQLVLVKDVQRDPVRQIIEHIDLLVVKKGEKVAVEVPVIVTGESFSGTIVTVDLATIKLEVEATHIPQHVEVSVEGLEEGARITAGDVTLPKGAALLDDPEVLLVAVSLPAAEVAEDEGDAEATEAAAPAAEEPAAE, from the coding sequence ATGTCCGACGACAACAAGGTCCACGTCGACCTCCGCACCAACTTCGGCAAGGGCTTCGCGCGACGCCTGCGCGCCGAGGGCAAGATCCCCGCGGTGGTCTACGGCCACGGCGGAGCCCCGCTGCACGTGGCGCTGCCCGGTCACCAGACCTCGCTGATCATCCGTCGCGCCAACGCGCTGCTCGACCTCGACATCGAGGGCAAGTCGCAGCTCGTGCTGGTCAAGGACGTGCAGCGTGACCCGGTGCGCCAGATCATCGAGCACATCGACCTGCTGGTGGTCAAGAAGGGCGAGAAGGTCGCCGTCGAGGTGCCCGTCATCGTCACCGGCGAGTCGTTCTCGGGCACCATCGTGACCGTCGACCTCGCGACCATCAAGCTCGAGGTCGAGGCCACGCACATCCCGCAGCACGTCGAGGTCTCGGTCGAGGGTCTCGAGGAGGGTGCGCGCATCACCGCGGGCGACGTCACGCTGCCCAAGGGCGCCGCTCTGCTCGACGACCCCGAGGTGCTGCTGGTGGCCGTGTCGCTGCCGGCTGCCGAGGTCGCCGAGGACGAGGGCGACGCCGAGGCCACCGAGGCTGCGGCTCCGGCCGCCGAGGAGCCTGCTGCGGAGTGA
- the pth gene encoding aminoacyl-tRNA hydrolase — protein MASTWLIVGLGNPGPRYAATRHNVGQLVVDELAARRGERFREHKAGARVVETWLRPGGDKLVLAKLNSFMNVSGAPVAALARFYSVEPEHVVVIHDELDIPYDSIRLKVGGGHGGHNGVRDIARALATPEFPRVRAGIGRPPGRQDPADWVLAPFGPTERKTLPNFLSDVADAVEQLVGEGLLAAQQKHHSRG, from the coding sequence ATGGCATCCACCTGGCTGATCGTGGGCCTGGGCAATCCCGGGCCCCGTTACGCCGCGACCAGGCACAACGTGGGTCAGCTGGTCGTGGACGAGCTCGCCGCCCGTCGGGGTGAGCGCTTCCGCGAGCACAAGGCCGGTGCCCGGGTGGTGGAGACCTGGCTGCGCCCCGGTGGCGACAAGCTGGTGCTGGCCAAGCTCAACTCGTTCATGAACGTCTCAGGGGCTCCGGTCGCCGCGCTCGCGCGGTTCTACTCCGTGGAGCCCGAGCACGTCGTCGTGATCCACGACGAGCTCGACATCCCGTACGACAGCATCCGCCTGAAGGTGGGCGGCGGGCACGGCGGGCACAATGGGGTCCGCGACATCGCGCGCGCCCTGGCCACTCCCGAGTTCCCGCGAGTACGGGCGGGAATCGGGCGCCCGCCCGGCCGCCAGGACCCGGCGGACTGGGTGCTCGCGCCCTTCGGGCCCACGGAGCGGAAGACGCTGCCGAACTTCCTCTCCGATGTGGCGGATGCCGTGGAGCAGCTCGTCGGCGAAGGGCTGCTGGCCGCCCAGCAGAAGCACCACTCGCGCGGCTGA
- the trpS gene encoding tryptophan--tRNA ligase → MQPSADSLQAGNYIGALLQWREMQSSFDAFFSVVDLHAITVPQAPAELREKTRRTAAQYIAAGIEPSKSTLYVQSHVRAHAELAWILSTITGFGEAGRMTQFKDKSARYGQDSTSVGLFTYPVLMAADILLYQSELVPVGDDQKQHVELTRDLAERFNKRFGEAFTIPKAVIQKDTARIYDLQNPTAKMSKSAESDAGVLWLLDDPAKSAKKIMRAVTDTEGSVHYDRENKPGVSNLLTIYAALTGQQIGAIEDEYAGRGYGDFKKGLAEVVVNEFGPVRERANELLDDPAELDRVLAGNAAKADEVADVTLADVYDKIGLLRRV, encoded by the coding sequence ATGCAGCCCTCCGCCGACTCCCTCCAGGCCGGCAACTACATCGGGGCGCTGCTGCAGTGGCGTGAGATGCAGTCCTCCTTCGACGCGTTCTTCTCGGTGGTCGATCTGCACGCCATCACCGTGCCGCAGGCCCCGGCCGAGCTGCGTGAGAAGACCCGACGCACGGCCGCGCAGTACATCGCCGCCGGCATCGAGCCGTCGAAGTCGACACTGTACGTGCAGTCCCATGTGCGCGCGCACGCCGAGCTCGCCTGGATCCTCAGCACCATCACCGGCTTCGGCGAGGCCGGGCGGATGACGCAGTTCAAGGACAAGTCGGCCCGTTACGGCCAGGATTCGACCTCGGTGGGCCTGTTCACCTACCCGGTGCTGATGGCTGCGGACATCCTGCTGTACCAGTCCGAGCTGGTGCCCGTCGGCGACGACCAGAAGCAGCATGTCGAGCTCACCCGCGATCTCGCCGAGCGGTTCAACAAGCGCTTCGGCGAGGCCTTCACGATTCCGAAGGCCGTGATCCAGAAGGACACCGCCCGCATCTACGACCTGCAGAACCCGACGGCGAAGATGTCGAAGTCCGCCGAGAGCGATGCCGGAGTGCTGTGGCTGCTAGATGACCCCGCGAAATCGGCCAAGAAGATCATGCGCGCCGTCACCGATACCGAGGGCTCGGTGCACTACGACCGCGAGAACAAGCCCGGGGTCTCGAACCTGCTCACGATCTATGCGGCCCTCACCGGCCAGCAGATCGGCGCCATCGAGGACGAATACGCCGGCCGCGGCTACGGAGACTTCAAGAAGGGGCTCGCCGAGGTCGTCGTGAACGAGTTCGGTCCTGTTCGCGAGCGGGCGAACGAGCTGCTCGACGATCCGGCCGAGCTCGACCGCGTGCTGGCGGGGAACGCTGCCAAGGCGGACGAGGTGGCCGATGTCACCCTCGCCGACGTCTACGACAAGATCGGGCTGCTGCGCCGGGTCTGA
- a CDS encoding YihY/virulence factor BrkB family protein yields the protein MRARLIDSAGRAAVLARRTAGLFPVRVWRHFLLNNGFVLAAGVSYQALFAIFAAIYLAFAITGLWLWLGGSAEAVDALITMINGYIPNLIGEVEGVGVITRAQVQEIATSTTSVLSVTGLIALFTVVWTAVGWVTFSRRAVRDMFALPPQRRSYLLLKARDLLAAALFGISLVIASTLSSVSASVLSWLLSTLGWEVGSDSLYSGIRLGTVLLSFVLMSSALAALVRFLTGTALDWRTIWPGALLGGGAMTILQFGAGFLLSYTPSNPLLATFAIFIGLLLWFRLNGVIMLVATAWIAVAAHDRDVPLLEQTEQERRMAQRRARIAEGRARLRDARLARMEAPWYRKRAADRAVREAESELARLVAEPTADAAPPPADVGGPR from the coding sequence ATGCGCGCCCGACTGATCGACTCAGCCGGGCGCGCGGCCGTTCTCGCCCGGCGAACCGCCGGCCTGTTCCCGGTGCGCGTGTGGCGGCACTTCCTGCTCAACAACGGGTTCGTGCTGGCCGCGGGGGTCAGCTATCAGGCGCTGTTCGCGATCTTCGCCGCCATCTACCTGGCGTTCGCGATCACCGGTCTGTGGCTCTGGCTCGGCGGAAGCGCTGAGGCCGTCGATGCGCTGATCACGATGATCAACGGGTACATCCCGAACCTGATCGGCGAGGTCGAAGGCGTCGGCGTCATCACGCGCGCACAGGTGCAGGAGATCGCCACCAGCACCACCAGCGTGCTGAGCGTGACAGGTCTGATCGCCCTCTTCACGGTCGTGTGGACAGCGGTCGGCTGGGTCACCTTCTCGCGCCGCGCCGTCCGCGACATGTTCGCCCTGCCGCCGCAGCGGCGCAGCTACCTCCTGCTCAAGGCGCGTGATCTGCTGGCCGCGGCGCTGTTCGGGATCTCGCTGGTGATCGCCTCCACGCTCAGCTCGGTGAGCGCGTCCGTGCTGAGCTGGCTGCTCTCCACCCTGGGCTGGGAGGTCGGCTCCGACAGTCTGTACAGCGGCATCCGGCTGGGAACCGTCCTGCTCTCCTTCGTGCTGATGTCCAGTGCACTCGCGGCCCTGGTGCGCTTCCTCACCGGCACGGCGCTGGACTGGCGCACGATCTGGCCGGGCGCGCTGCTCGGCGGCGGGGCGATGACGATCCTGCAGTTCGGGGCGGGCTTCCTGCTGAGCTACACGCCGTCCAATCCGCTGCTGGCCACGTTCGCGATCTTCATCGGGCTGCTGCTGTGGTTCCGCCTCAACGGCGTGATCATGCTGGTCGCGACCGCGTGGATCGCGGTCGCCGCGCACGACCGCGACGTCCCGCTGCTGGAGCAGACCGAGCAGGAGCGGCGGATGGCGCAGCGCCGGGCTCGCATCGCGGAGGGACGCGCGCGACTGCGCGACGCACGCCTGGCCCGGATGGAGGCCCCCTGGTACCGGAAGCGGGCCGCCGATCGGGCGGTGCGGGAGGCGGAGTCCGAGCTCGCCAGGCTCGTGGCGGAGCCCACAGCGGATGCCGCTCCCCCGCCCGCCGATGTCGGGGGCCCTCGTTAG
- a CDS encoding succinate dehydrogenase iron-sulfur subunit — protein MSNAVAEAPSNESGVQTFLVTFIIRRFDPEVDEEPRWVDYDVELYATDRVLDALHKIKWEVDGSLSFRRSCAHGICGSDAMRINGRNRLACKTLIKDLDISKPIYIEAIKGLPLEKDLIVDMEPFFASYREVQPFLIANSTPEKGKERVQSIADRAIFDDTTKCILCAACTSSCPVFWTDGQYFGPAAIVNAHRFIFDSRDDAADVRLDILNDKEGVWRCRTTFNCTEACPRGIEVTKAIAEVKQAVLRGGR, from the coding sequence ATGTCGAACGCCGTCGCAGAGGCTCCATCCAACGAATCGGGTGTGCAGACGTTCCTGGTCACCTTCATCATCCGGCGCTTCGACCCGGAGGTCGATGAGGAGCCGCGCTGGGTGGACTACGACGTGGAGCTGTATGCGACCGATCGCGTGCTCGACGCGCTGCACAAGATCAAGTGGGAGGTCGACGGGTCGCTGAGCTTCCGCCGCTCCTGCGCGCACGGCATCTGCGGATCGGATGCCATGCGCATCAACGGCCGCAACCGCCTGGCCTGCAAGACGCTGATCAAGGACCTCGACATCTCCAAGCCGATCTACATCGAGGCCATCAAGGGCCTTCCGCTGGAGAAGGACCTCATCGTCGACATGGAGCCGTTCTTCGCCTCGTACCGTGAGGTGCAGCCGTTCCTGATCGCCAACTCCACCCCCGAGAAGGGCAAGGAGCGTGTGCAGTCGATCGCCGATCGCGCGATCTTCGACGACACCACCAAGTGCATCCTGTGCGCGGCGTGCACCTCGTCCTGCCCGGTGTTCTGGACCGACGGACAGTACTTCGGCCCCGCCGCGATCGTGAACGCGCACCGCTTCATCTTCGACTCGCGCGATGACGCCGCCGATGTGCGCCTGGACATCCTCAACGACAAGGAGGGCGTGTGGCGCTGCCGCACGACCTTCAACTGCACCGAGGCCTGCCCGCGCGGCATCGAGGTCACCAAGGCCATCGCCGAGGTCAAGCAGGCCGTCCTCCGCGGCGGCCGCTGA
- the sdhA gene encoding succinate dehydrogenase flavoprotein subunit, translating into MTTQTPDSVIRDGVHYHEFDIVIVGAGGAGMRAAIEAGPHARTAVISKLYPTRSHTGAAQGGMAAALANVEDDNWEWHTYDTVKGGDYLVDQDAAEILAKEAIDAVIDLENMGLPFNRTPEGKIDQRRFGGHTSEHGKAAVRRACYAADRTGHMILQTLFQNCVKLGINFFNEYYVLDLITVKDDEGATQVAGVVSYDLATGELHVFHAKSVIFATGGFGKIFKTTSNAHTLTGDGVGIVWRKGLPLEDLEFFQFHPTGLAGLGILLTEGARGEGAILRNASGERFMERYAPTIKDLAPRDIVARSMVQEVLEGRGAGPHKDYVLLDCTHLGAEVLETKLPDITEFARTYLGVDPVVEPVPVMPTAHYAMGGIPTNNDAQVLADNTTPVPGLYAAGECACVSVHGSNRLGTNSLLDINVFGKRAGRNAVEYVKTAEFVPLPENPADFVKGMIDGLRENQGTERIAVLRKKLQDEMDKGAQVFRTDESLEHVLGVIEELRERYKNIHVDDKGRRFNTDLLEAVELGFLLDIAEVVVYAARNRKESRGGHMRDDYPNRDDENYMKHTMAYLVGDPHSSDATDHIKLDWKPVVFTKNDKGELNYPPLERKY; encoded by the coding sequence GTGACCACTCAGACCCCTGACTCCGTCATCCGCGACGGCGTGCACTACCACGAGTTCGACATCGTCATCGTCGGCGCCGGCGGCGCCGGCATGCGCGCCGCGATCGAGGCCGGGCCGCACGCGCGGACCGCGGTGATCTCCAAGCTGTACCCGACGCGCTCGCACACCGGCGCCGCGCAGGGCGGCATGGCCGCGGCCCTTGCGAACGTCGAGGATGACAACTGGGAGTGGCACACCTACGACACCGTCAAGGGCGGTGACTACCTCGTCGACCAGGATGCCGCGGAGATCCTGGCCAAGGAGGCCATCGACGCGGTCATCGACCTGGAGAACATGGGGCTGCCCTTCAACCGCACGCCGGAGGGCAAGATCGACCAGCGCCGCTTCGGCGGGCATACCTCCGAGCACGGCAAGGCCGCGGTGCGCCGCGCCTGCTACGCCGCCGACCGCACCGGGCACATGATCCTGCAGACGCTGTTCCAGAACTGCGTCAAGCTGGGCATCAACTTCTTCAACGAGTACTACGTGCTCGACCTGATCACCGTGAAGGACGACGAGGGCGCCACCCAGGTCGCCGGCGTGGTCTCCTACGACCTGGCCACCGGCGAGCTGCACGTGTTCCACGCGAAGTCGGTCATCTTCGCCACCGGCGGCTTCGGCAAGATCTTCAAGACCACCTCCAACGCCCACACCCTCACCGGCGACGGCGTCGGCATCGTCTGGCGCAAGGGCCTGCCGCTGGAGGATCTGGAGTTCTTCCAGTTCCACCCCACGGGCCTCGCCGGCCTCGGCATCCTGCTCACCGAGGGTGCCCGCGGCGAGGGCGCGATCCTGCGCAACGCCTCCGGCGAGCGCTTCATGGAGCGCTACGCCCCCACCATCAAGGACCTCGCACCGCGCGACATCGTCGCACGCAGCATGGTGCAGGAGGTGCTGGAGGGCCGCGGCGCCGGCCCTCACAAGGACTACGTGCTGCTGGACTGCACGCACCTGGGCGCCGAGGTCCTCGAGACCAAGCTCCCCGATATCACCGAGTTCGCCCGCACCTACCTGGGCGTGGATCCGGTCGTCGAGCCGGTCCCGGTGATGCCCACCGCGCACTACGCGATGGGCGGCATCCCCACTAACAACGATGCGCAGGTGCTCGCGGACAACACCACTCCGGTGCCCGGCCTGTACGCCGCAGGAGAATGCGCCTGCGTCTCGGTGCACGGCTCGAACCGCCTGGGCACCAACTCGCTGCTGGACATCAACGTCTTCGGCAAGCGCGCCGGCCGCAACGCGGTCGAGTACGTCAAGACCGCGGAGTTCGTCCCGCTGCCCGAGAACCCCGCCGACTTCGTCAAGGGCATGATCGACGGCCTGCGTGAGAACCAGGGAACCGAGCGCATCGCCGTGCTGCGCAAGAAGCTGCAGGACGAGATGGACAAGGGCGCTCAGGTGTTCCGCACCGATGAGTCGCTCGAGCACGTGCTGGGCGTGATCGAGGAGCTGCGCGAGCGCTACAAGAACATCCACGTCGACGACAAGGGCCGCCGGTTCAACACCGACCTGCTCGAGGCGGTCGAGCTGGGCTTCCTGCTCGACATCGCCGAGGTCGTCGTCTATGCGGCCCGCAACCGCAAGGAGAGCCGCGGCGGTCACATGCGCGATGACTATCCGAACCGTGACGACGAGAACTACATGAAGCACACCATGGCGTACCTGGTGGGCGACCCGCACTCGTCCGACGCCACGGATCACATCAAGCTCGACTGGAAGCCCGTGGTCTTCACCAAGAACGACAAGGGCGAGCTGAACTACCCGCCGCTGGAGAGGAAGTACTGA
- a CDS encoding succinate dehydrogenase hydrophobic membrane anchor subunit has translation MSTQTAAPAPVARRRRKSNLEKLGWMFMRGSGVILIVLIFGHLYINLMDGEGIHAIDFAFVAGKYATPFWQWWDVLMLWLALIHGANGMRTIVNDYVTHERPRKALVWALGLAAALLIILGTLVVFTFDPCNGVLEDGAMWQTCQALAK, from the coding sequence ATGTCCACGCAGACCGCCGCACCCGCTCCCGTCGCCCGCCGCAGGCGCAAGTCGAACCTCGAGAAGCTCGGCTGGATGTTCATGCGCGGCTCGGGCGTGATCCTGATCGTGCTGATCTTCGGACACCTGTACATCAACCTGATGGACGGCGAGGGCATCCACGCGATCGACTTCGCGTTCGTCGCAGGCAAGTACGCCACGCCGTTCTGGCAGTGGTGGGACGTGCTGATGCTCTGGCTCGCACTGATCCACGGCGCGAACGGCATGCGCACCATCGTGAACGACTACGTCACCCACGAGCGTCCGCGCAAGGCGCTGGTCTGGGCCCTCGGCCTGGCCGCGGCGCTGCTGATCATCCTCGGCACCCTGGTGGTGTTCACATTCGACCCCTGCAACGGCGTCCTCGAAGACGGCGCGATGTGGCAGACCTGCCAGGCCCTGGCCAAGTAG
- the sdhC gene encoding succinate dehydrogenase, cytochrome b556 subunit has protein sequence MWSWVLHRITGVAIFFFLLVHVLDTALIRVSPEAYNAVIGTYKNPIMALGEVVLVAGIVFHAMNGLRIILVDFWSKGAKYQRQLFWIVIGVWVVLVGGFAARHLMLAFGGSH, from the coding sequence ATGTGGTCCTGGGTACTGCATCGCATCACCGGTGTGGCCATCTTCTTCTTCCTGCTGGTGCACGTGCTGGACACAGCGCTGATCCGCGTCTCCCCCGAGGCGTACAACGCGGTGATCGGCACCTACAAGAACCCGATCATGGCACTCGGCGAGGTCGTGCTGGTCGCCGGCATCGTCTTCCACGCCATGAACGGCCTGCGCATCATCCTGGTGGACTTCTGGTCCAAGGGTGCGAAGTACCAGCGTCAGCTGTTCTGGATCGTCATCGGCGTCTGGGTCGTCCTGGTGGGCGGCTTCGCCGCTCGACACCTGATGCTCGCGTTCGGAGGGTCCCACTGA
- a CDS encoding BMP family lipoprotein: protein MPVSTTKKILGATLAAGVILALAGCGQAPTTEKPGSDGGDKPAASDFQTCIVSDMGGFDDKSFNQLSFEGAEKAADEIGVKLKDAQSNAETEYAPNVTNMVDEGCNAIVTVGFALSAATVDAANANPDTDFILIDDAGGDAKPDNLKPLLYNTAEAAFLAGYLSAGYSQTGKVGTFGGMEFPTVTIFMDGFKQGVDYFNQENGESVAVVGWDGKTGSFTGGFEANQDAKTVATNIIDQGVDVLFPVGGPIYQSGLQAIKDSGKDIALIGADADLFNTDPTTADFVLTSVMKEMDVSTYEAVMAAANGEFSGDPYIGTLENEGVGIAPLHNFESKVDADLMAQVDQIKQDIIDGKITVKSYLD from the coding sequence GTGCCCGTCTCTACGACCAAGAAGATTCTCGGGGCGACCCTCGCCGCCGGAGTCATCCTCGCCCTCGCCGGCTGCGGCCAGGCGCCGACGACCGAGAAGCCCGGCAGCGACGGCGGCGACAAGCCCGCCGCATCCGACTTCCAGACCTGCATCGTCTCCGACATGGGCGGCTTCGATGACAAGTCCTTCAACCAGCTGTCCTTCGAGGGCGCCGAGAAGGCCGCCGACGAGATCGGGGTGAAGCTCAAGGACGCGCAGTCCAACGCCGAGACCGAGTACGCGCCCAACGTGACGAACATGGTCGATGAGGGCTGCAACGCCATCGTGACCGTCGGTTTCGCGCTGTCGGCCGCGACGGTCGACGCCGCGAACGCCAACCCCGACACCGACTTCATCCTCATCGACGACGCCGGCGGAGACGCCAAGCCCGACAACCTCAAGCCGTTGCTGTACAACACGGCCGAGGCCGCGTTCCTGGCGGGCTACCTGTCGGCCGGATACTCGCAGACCGGCAAGGTCGGCACGTTCGGCGGCATGGAGTTCCCGACCGTGACGATCTTCATGGACGGCTTCAAGCAGGGCGTCGACTACTTCAACCAGGAGAACGGCGAGAGCGTCGCCGTCGTCGGCTGGGACGGCAAGACCGGCTCATTCACAGGCGGTTTCGAGGCCAACCAGGATGCCAAGACCGTCGCGACGAACATCATCGACCAGGGCGTGGACGTGCTCTTCCCCGTCGGCGGTCCGATCTACCAGTCCGGTCTGCAGGCCATCAAGGACTCCGGCAAGGACATCGCGCTGATCGGCGCCGACGCCGACCTGTTCAACACCGACCCGACCACGGCCGACTTCGTGCTCACCTCCGTGATGAAGGAGATGGACGTCTCGACCTATGAGGCCGTCATGGCCGCCGCGAACGGCGAGTTCAGCGGCGATCCGTACATCGGCACGCTCGAGAACGAGGGCGTCGGCATCGCGCCGCTGCACAACTTCGAGAGCAAGGTCGATGCTGATCTGATGGCGCAGGTCGACCAGATCAAGCAGGACATCATCGACGGCAAGATCACCGTCAAGTCCTACCTCGACTGA
- a CDS encoding ABC transporter ATP-binding protein: MKLELRGITKRFGALTANDHIDLVVEPGEIHSLLGENGAGKSTLMNVLYGLYQADEGQILIDDVVQHFDGPGDAMNAGIGMVHQHFMLVPVFTVAENVMLGHETTSFGGRLDLAAARRQVTEISDRFGFDVNPDAVVEDLPVGVQQRVEIIKALSRHARILVFDEPTAVLTPQETDELMATMRRLKEQGTAIVFITHKLREVREVADRITVIRLGKVVGEAEPTASNTELASLMVGRAVELTVQKGAPAYSGNALVVEGLTVTDAAGAVLVDDVSFEVRGGEVLAVAGVQGNGQTELTEALMGLQEKVRGSVRLNGQELVGRSVRHILDAGVGFVPEDRGVDGLVKEFSIAENLMLDRSGGAPFVKAGALQLGLLDEFAREKITEFDIRTQGPSQPAGRLSGGNQQKVVLARELSRDLSLFVAAQPTRGVDVGSIEFIHKRIIETRDAGVPVVLISTELDEVAALADRILVMYRGRIVGIVPGDTPREQLGLMMAGAVSEGAQA, from the coding sequence ATGAAGCTCGAGCTGCGCGGCATAACGAAGAGGTTCGGCGCACTGACGGCCAACGATCACATCGATCTCGTCGTCGAACCCGGGGAGATTCACTCCCTGCTGGGGGAGAACGGCGCCGGCAAGTCCACGCTGATGAACGTGCTCTACGGCCTGTATCAGGCGGATGAGGGCCAGATCCTCATCGACGACGTGGTGCAGCACTTCGACGGGCCCGGCGATGCGATGAACGCCGGCATCGGCATGGTGCATCAGCACTTCATGCTCGTCCCGGTCTTCACCGTGGCCGAGAACGTCATGCTGGGCCACGAGACGACCTCGTTCGGGGGCAGGCTCGACCTGGCGGCGGCGCGACGGCAGGTCACCGAGATCTCCGATCGCTTCGGCTTCGACGTCAACCCGGATGCCGTGGTCGAGGACCTTCCCGTCGGCGTGCAGCAGCGGGTGGAGATCATCAAAGCGCTCTCGCGGCATGCCCGCATCCTCGTCTTCGACGAGCCGACTGCGGTCCTCACCCCGCAGGAGACCGACGAGCTGATGGCGACGATGCGCCGGCTCAAGGAGCAGGGTACCGCGATCGTGTTCATCACGCACAAGCTGCGCGAGGTGCGCGAGGTGGCCGACCGGATCACCGTGATCCGGCTCGGCAAGGTGGTCGGCGAGGCCGAGCCCACCGCATCGAACACCGAGCTGGCCTCGCTGATGGTGGGGCGCGCGGTGGAGCTGACCGTGCAGAAGGGTGCTCCCGCGTATTCCGGCAACGCGCTGGTGGTCGAGGGGCTCACCGTCACGGATGCCGCGGGCGCCGTGCTCGTGGACGATGTCTCCTTCGAGGTGCGCGGCGGAGAGGTGCTGGCGGTCGCGGGTGTGCAGGGCAACGGCCAGACCGAGCTCACCGAGGCACTGATGGGCCTGCAGGAGAAGGTGCGCGGCAGCGTCCGCCTCAACGGCCAGGAGCTCGTCGGTCGCAGCGTGAGGCACATCCTGGACGCCGGCGTGGGTTTCGTTCCCGAGGACCGCGGCGTCGACGGGCTTGTGAAGGAGTTCTCGATCGCCGAGAACCTCATGCTGGACCGGTCGGGTGGCGCCCCCTTCGTGAAGGCCGGCGCTCTGCAGCTCGGGCTGCTGGATGAGTTCGCACGAGAGAAGATCACGGAGTTCGACATCCGGACCCAGGGGCCCTCGCAGCCGGCCGGACGGCTCTCAGGCGGCAACCAGCAGAAGGTGGTGCTGGCGCGAGAGCTGAGCCGTGACCTGTCGCTGTTCGTGGCGGCGCAGCCCACCCGGGGCGTGGACGTCGGCTCGATCGAGTTCATCCACAAGAGGATCATCGAGACCCGCGACGCCGGCGTGCCGGTGGTGCTGATCTCCACCGAGCTCGACGAGGTCGCAGCCCTCGCCGATCGGATCCTGGTGATGTACCGGGGCAGGATCGTCGGCATCGTGCCCGGCGACACCCCGCGCGAGCAGCTGGGCCTGATGATGGCCGGCGCCGTGAGCGAAGGAGCGCAGGCATGA
- a CDS encoding ABC transporter permease, with protein MTAQTPAPVTPRTHDVPEPSRWREAWMRVASGNALVSLLAVVAAVIVGSILIALTDRDVQAAAGYFFQRPGDTFSAVGSAVGGAYAALFRGSIYNFNANSFAIGIRPLTETLKFATPLIAAGLGVGLAFRAGLFNIGGQGQMLMAAAAAGYVATAWDLPFPLHMVAALVAGVIAGAIWGGIAGILKARTGAHEVIVTIMLNHIAFYLLAWMLATQGVLQAPGSNNPKTAPMAGSAVLPQILGPMYKLHLGFLFALIAVAITWWLLERSSLGFRFRAVGENPAAARTAGISVGRMYFLVMVIAGALVGLAGISQALGTEPNGFGGGIDAGIGFDAITVALLGRSRPVGILFAGLLFGAFKTGGFTMQASQGIPIEIVLVVQSLIVLFIAAPPLVRAMFGIPQPGRPSRRQRRAAKRRTDTTEGQEVSA; from the coding sequence ATGACCGCCCAGACCCCGGCCCCGGTGACGCCGAGGACGCATGACGTGCCCGAGCCCTCCCGCTGGCGCGAGGCCTGGATGCGCGTGGCCAGCGGCAACGCCCTCGTCTCGCTCCTGGCGGTGGTCGCGGCGGTCATCGTCGGCTCGATCCTGATCGCGCTGACCGACCGGGACGTGCAGGCCGCCGCCGGGTACTTCTTCCAGCGGCCCGGCGACACCTTCAGCGCCGTCGGCAGCGCGGTCGGCGGTGCGTACGCGGCGCTGTTCCGCGGTTCGATCTACAACTTCAACGCGAACTCGTTCGCGATCGGCATCCGTCCGCTCACCGAGACGCTCAAGTTCGCGACGCCGCTGATCGCCGCAGGATTGGGCGTGGGCCTGGCCTTCCGTGCGGGGCTGTTCAACATCGGCGGTCAGGGGCAGATGCTGATGGCGGCTGCGGCCGCCGGCTACGTCGCGACCGCGTGGGATCTGCCCTTCCCGCTGCACATGGTCGCCGCTCTGGTGGCGGGCGTGATCGCCGGCGCGATCTGGGGTGGTATCGCCGGGATTCTGAAGGCGCGCACGGGGGCGCACGAGGTGATCGTGACGATCATGCTCAACCACATCGCGTTCTACCTGCTCGCCTGGATGCTCGCCACGCAGGGCGTGCTGCAGGCACCGGGCTCCAACAACCCCAAGACCGCGCCGATGGCAGGCAGCGCGGTGCTGCCGCAGATCCTCGGCCCGATGTACAAGCTGCACCTCGGATTCCTGTTCGCGCTGATCGCGGTCGCCATAACCTGGTGGCTGCTGGAGCGCTCGAGTCTCGGATTCCGCTTCCGCGCCGTCGGCGAGAACCCCGCCGCGGCGCGCACCGCCGGCATCTCGGTCGGCCGGATGTACTTCCTGGTGATGGTCATCGCCGGTGCACTGGTAGGTCTGGCGGGGATCAGCCAGGCACTGGGCACTGAGCCCAACGGCTTCGGCGGCGGGATCGATGCGGGCATCGGCTTCGATGCGATCACCGTGGCGCTGCTGGGGCGTTCCCGGCCCGTCGGCATCCTGTTCGCCGGCCTGCTGTTCGGTGCGTTCAAGACTGGCGGTTTCACCATGCAGGCCTCTCAGGGCATCCCGATCGAGATCGTCCTGGTCGTCCAGTCCCTGATCGTGCTCTTCATCGCCGCACCGCCGCTGGTGCGGGCGATGTTCGGCATCCCGCAGCCGGGCAGGCCGTCGCGCCGGCAGCGCCGCGCCGCCAAGCGCCGCACCGATACCACCGAAGGACAGGAGGTGTCAGCGTGA